Genomic window (Streptomyces cadmiisoli):
GTCAGCCGGCCGGCCGCCTGATGTGGGACGAGCATGCTCTCGAGCACTGCCAGGGCGACGCGTGGCTCGTGGCACAGCTTGCTGACCCGGCCCGCACCCGGGTTCAGGTCCGCCAGCGCCAGCGCCTCGGACCGCAGCGGATACCACTGGCGGTAGTACGCCCGGAGGCCCTCTCTTGATCAACTATCGACGGCTGCGTGTCACCAACGTGGTGGCTGAGCACAGCTAGCGCAACCCCATCCTGTCCACGACGTGGGTCGCGAGCGTCCAAGCCGCCTCGTCCTCAATGCCGTCCGTGGCGGATACGTCGTCGGCTCTCAACCGGTCGGCTATCTCCTGGCCGAGGGTTTCCGCTTCTGCGAAAGAGATACGGCTGGCCAGCCCTCGCAACCACTCCGTCACCAGACCAATGCAATACCGGTTGGGCCAGGGTTTGTCGTCGGCCGGCAATGCCAGAAGTTTGATCGCCGCTGCCAGGCGGGCCAGCGGTGAGTCGTGACCATCCAAGATCAGCCCAAGTTCGTTCGGCCGGAGCAATTGGCCGTCTGGGGCCACGCGGACGGCTGGTAGCGGGTGACGCGCGACCGCGGTCAACGCAAGGCTCCGGTCGCCCAGGCCGAAGCCAACATGCACACGCGACGCATGGTCGGGATCGTCGACGCACACCACGACACGTTGCGAGCCGGATACCACCGTCCGGTTGACCCACCGGGTGAGGTTCTCCAGGTCGGCCACGCACACCCGTGACCCCTCCACGTTCAGCACCCCGTCAAAGACGACGTCGCCGATGACAGGCATGGCGCCGTGCCAGATCGATACCCGGGTGAGCGCGCTCTGCCCGCGCGTCCGGACGACGATGTGCTTGCCGTTGCTACAAGCCGGAGCGTCGTCCCAGTCCAGCTCTGGAGGATCGGTGGATCCGATGAAGACCACTGGATGATTCGCGTAGATGTCCACCGCTCCAACCAGCACGATGCCCCTCCTGATCTGCTGAGATGCGCAGAGAGTACCGCCACGCGTCGCTGAGGTCGGGGGACCGGCTTTGCACGGGAGCTGCCATGGGGCGGGAGATCGTGGCCCGTACGCCGGCCGCGAATCGGGCTGGCTCCTGGCCTGCCTGCAGTAGCCCGATGTGGGCCCCGATCTTCGAGGCTCGCCCCATGGTGGCTGTGCAGAACCATGGAGCCGACCGCCCCAGCCACCCCCGCTCTCACCTCATGCCCTCGCCTACCCTTGCTGGCGCACGGCGGCGGACGACGCGCCGAGCGGGACGAGGACTGGAGCCCAGGACCACACCCGGTCGGGCGGGGTGAGTGGCGTTGCGGCCGACGTGGTCCGGCTCGACGGCCGGCTGTGAAGTGTGGCGGGCCACCGTGCAGTTCCGCCTGCTCGACGACCCGTACTGGGGCACCGCCGGAGACAAGTGATGGACTGTCCGGCTCCGCCGGCGGTGAGGCCGACCCGGTGACCGCGAAAAGTTATTCCGGCCGCGTGGCTACCGAACCCGGGATCGGATCCAAGTACCGCCACCTGCGATTTTGCCGCGATTAACAGCCGCCGTGGACAGTGGCGGCGTGGCACTGGACTCAGCAGGAAGGCGACCATGAAGCAGTCAACAGAGGTCTCGCGTGCTCCGCGAACCTTGAGCATTCACCGCGGCGACTCTGTTAAGTTCGAGGACTCTCATCCCAGCGAACCGGGACAGGGCGTCCGTGTCGGGCAGATCCTCGGGCCGGACGATGGTGCCAGTCATCTCTCGATCGCGATCGTCGAGCTTGAACCCGGTGGTCACGTCATCGGACACCGGCACCCCTTCGAGGAATCGTTCTTCGTGCTGGAGGGCAACCCGCTGCTTGCGGTCGCCGACCACAATTTCTCGCTGTGCCCCCAGGACTTCGGCCTCGTGCCCCACGCCGTCGGCCACGCCTGGAGCAACCCCACTGATCAGCTTGTGCGCATGCTGCGCGTACATGCGCCGCAACCGCGACCCATCGACGGCCGCGGGAAGTGGGGGGTGTTCGAGGCGCCGGAAACTCAAGTGCCGACACAGGGCGTCCCCGTGGATGAGCTCGACCCGGCCAAGCCGTATGTCGGTCACTTCGATCAGACGGACATGGCGCCGCCCGGGTCGATCTCGATGCCCGGTTACCACGGCGCGAACGTGCAGAACGTTCAGATCCGCATGATGGTGGACGATCTCATCGGTGCGCGTCATCACGCGATGTTCATCGTGCAGTTCACGCCCGGAGTCGTGGACAACGCCCCGCTGAAGACCGCGAAGGAGCACTTCCACCCGTTCGAGGAGATCTACTACTTGATCTCCGGCCAGACGCGGGCCTTCTGTGACGGCGAAGAGGACCTGGCCGGTGTCGGCGATCTCGTCTTCGCGCCCGTCGGCGCCTCGCACGGCTTCGCGGCCCTGGGCACGGAACCGCTGTGCTGGATCGAGGTGCAGTCACCGATGCCTCCGGCCAGCGGTGGATTCACGTTCCACACCGACTGGACGCGTCACACCAACATCGGTTGACGATCGGCGTCGCGGACGCGACCGGCTGGACGCGGGACCGCCGGCGCCGGGGCAGCACTGCCGGCCCCGGCGCCGCGGCGTGCCTGGCGACCGGCCCGACCACGCCCGTCCGTTCATGAACATCTTGTTGCGGGCTGCCGTTTGCGCGCTCCAATGCACTGATACTGGCCGTTGATCGACAGCCGGGTGAGGATGCGGAGCGGACAGTGGACTGGACGGTACCGGCCGCGCTGGCCGTCGGCCTGCTGATCGCGGCGGTGACCGCTCCGGTCGGCGTCTCCGGCGCCGTGTTCCTCCTCCCGGTCCAGCTGAGCGTCTTCGGCGTGCCCAACCCCGCGGTCACTCCGACCAACCTGTTGTTCAACGTCGTTGCCGGACCCGGTGCCCTGTGGCGGTACCGGTACGACGGCGCCCTGCGCGGAGACCTTGCCGGACGACTCGTGCTGGGCACACTGCCGGGCGTCGTCATCGGTGCGGTCATCCGCGTCTTCGCCCTGCCCGGCCCTGACGTG
Coding sequences:
- a CDS encoding cupin domain-containing protein, with protein sequence MKQSTEVSRAPRTLSIHRGDSVKFEDSHPSEPGQGVRVGQILGPDDGASHLSIAIVELEPGGHVIGHRHPFEESFFVLEGNPLLAVADHNFSLCPQDFGLVPHAVGHAWSNPTDQLVRMLRVHAPQPRPIDGRGKWGVFEAPETQVPTQGVPVDELDPAKPYVGHFDQTDMAPPGSISMPGYHGANVQNVQIRMMVDDLIGARHHAMFIVQFTPGVVDNAPLKTAKEHFHPFEEIYYLISGQTRAFCDGEEDLAGVGDLVFAPVGASHGFAALGTEPLCWIEVQSPMPPASGGFTFHTDWTRHTNIG